The following coding sequences are from one Triticum dicoccoides isolate Atlit2015 ecotype Zavitan chromosome 4A, WEW_v2.0, whole genome shotgun sequence window:
- the LOC119286506 gene encoding short-chain dehydrogenase TIC 32, chloroplastic-like has translation MGIWGWPWGRRGLSGFGSASTAEDIAAGIDASHLTAIVTGATNGIGKETARVLALRGANVIIPARTLESGLKVKESLAEEVPSSKLHVMEMDLSSLDSVRTFAGSFNSSHKHLNVLINNAGIMACPFQLSKDGIELQFATNHLGHFLLTNLLLDKMKSTAKETGVQGRIVNLASTAHRRSDGKGFDLNKLNNESKYNAFSAYSHSKLANILHANELSRRFQEEGCDLTANSLHPGIIGTNIVRYITTNSVLASIFSLVKPFVKDIPQGAATTCYVALHPDTRGVSGKYFAGCNEATPTSVARDAELAKRLWAFSEELVENRSK, from the exons ATGGGGATCTGGGGCTGGCCGTGGGGGCGGCGTGGGCTCTCGGGCTTCGGATCCGCGTCCACCGCTGAGGACATCGCCGCCGGCATCGACGCCAGCCATCTCACAGCCATCGTCACTG GAGCAACAAATGGCATTGGCAAGGAGACGGCCAGAGTTCTTGCACTGAGGGGAGCAAACGTGATCATACCAGCAAGGACGCTCGAGAGTGGCCTGAAGGTGAAAGAGAGCCTCGCTGAAGAGGTCCCGAGCTCCAAGCTACATGTCATGGAGATGGATCTGAGCTCCCTCGACTCTGTGCGCACCTTCGCGGGCTCCTTCAACTCCTCCCATAAGCATCTGAACGTCCTCAT AAACAATGCAGGAATAATGGCCTGCCCTTTCCAGCTATCCAAAGATGGCATTGAGCTACAATTCGCAACGAATCATCTCG GCCATTTCTTGCTGACAAATCTTCTACTTGACAAGATGAAATCAACTGCCAAGGAGACCGGTGTGCAGGGTAGGATCGTAAACCTAGCTTCAACAGCTCATAGAAGGAGTGATGGCAAAGGCTTTGATCTGAACAAGCTGAACAACGAGTCCAA GTACAATGCATTTAGTGCATACTCACACTCCAAATTAGCAAATATTCTCCATGCAAATGAGCTATCCAGGCGTTTTCAG gaagaaggatgtGATCTGACTGCAAATTCGCTGCACCCTGGAATCATCGGAACCAACATCGTTCGCTACATCACGACAAACA GTGTGCTGGCCTCGATTTTCTCGCTGGTCAAGCCTTTTGTGAAGGATATACCCCAG GGAGCTGCAACTACCTGTTATGTGGCATTGCATCCTGATACCAGGGGTGTGTCCGGCAAATACTTCGCTGGTTGCAACGAGGCGACGCCGACCTCCGTTGCAAGAGATGCAGAGCTGGCCAAGAGGCTGTGGGCGTTTAGTGAAGAACTTGTAGAAAATAGATCAAAATGA